ATTACTTAGGCATTAAATACATTAAGTACATATACCTGTTATGCTTTGTTGCTGCATTATTTGtgtattgtatttgttttgtcttataaaaaaatattcatcatctaaatatgtaaactaCATAATATTAAAGCATATAACAGCGAAATTCATAATGCAGACTaaagttttcaaataactttatattacttACACAcggctttgtatttttttgtataaaaaaaaaaaaaaaaaaaaaaaaaaaaaacaagatcatATAAAACCAGATAGCTTTTGAAAATTACAAGGATAATAAATTAGTCAGTTCTACCTTATAAATGtattcaagtttaaattttctatagaATACAAAACCTGGGCACAAGGTTATGTATtctaatacataaaaaaatatgctattACTTTGAAAATAGTTTCGTTTATTTAACACCGAGCATTTGAGttcatatttgaaatatatttataaaatatgctagccactaattaagtctcatttcgtaaaaaaaaaatcataaccaTTTAATTTTGCTGCAGAAATCAATTTCAGAGCATGAGTTCatgtttgaaatatatttataaaatatgctagCCACTAATAAAGtctcattttgtaaaaaaaaattataaccattTAATTTTGCTGCAGAAATCAATTTCAGAGTagcaattcaattttaaaaaaactgaataatttTCATTGCATACTCTTTTGATACATGAATCCTATTATGAAATGATCGACTAAACAGGTGTAATACTCATAAGATGAAAATAACTAATTGcagatataaaataaacagaagTAAACTTATTGAGTTAGATCATTAAGGTAAAAAACATGCGTTTATGTTTAAAAGGAATTTTGTTGTTTACGTTTTTGCGAAAGGAGACATGCGCATTTTATAGAAGGGAAAACTTTTAATAAGCGTTAAGTTCTCTCACGTTAaagaattaaagttaaaacattgTGTACTCATATACAAAGTGTACGAAAGTATAAAGATTGGACCAAGCACCATTTTTTGTGTTTACAACGCATTACCTAGAAAACATAAGATCTACTTAATGAATCTTTTGTTTGCAGTACTAATTAAAATGAGCGAAACCTAATTCATCTTTAGTCTAACGCGGACGAAAAAAAGTTGTACTTTTTAGACGCTATTTGAAGGCGAGTTTTAGCTGATAATAAAACTCGactttaaaaattgaagaaaaggACAGGTggagaaaaaaactatttctttaaaataaatctttacaatagaaattttttttaaataaaagtatattattctATTAACACTGAAAGGATGCACTAAAAGTGCATTATTTACaaaggggtcatccataaatgATATCAGTAAGTAAATGAGAGGGGGTGGGGGTGATAAAAACTTGACAATAATTGATAATGGTGAAGGGGTGTTGagtttaaaataatgtcaatattagaaaaaaaatttttaagattatatttGTGGCCATTGGTCAATTTATGATAAGTGAAATATAACATTTTGCAggaaaagagtttaaaaatttgatacgtTGCCATAAATCGGataatgtttgaaaaatatatatattttttttataaaaataattttttttttttttaaactacagcAATTATACTTTGACCAAATGAAACAcctaacaaaatataacaaaactgCATACTTATCTTAAAATTACCAATTTTGTAGTTATCATAAATTGACCAATGGCAATTTATGATAACTACAAAACAGATATTTACTCCGTCTATGcgcagatttaaaaaaagtcgaTAAGAAAGTAAAAACgatgtcattaaaaaataataccataaaattttaactttttattagaaAGGGAGGGGAGTAAAAAACTGACATCATTTATACGGAGGGAGGGGGGGGGCATAAATTGACAGAGTTTAACGAAAGGACGATAAGGTCAAAACCAGGAAAAATTACTGTTAGCATTTATAGACGGCCCCTAAAAGTACTTTTGACATATTGCTTAGGCTTTTTTTCTTTCATCTTTATTAGCTTCGTTCTTAAGTGGAGTTAACCGTTTTTCTAGCTAGTTGTTCTGTAAGGCAACTACCTGaaggaaaataaacaataaacagagtaaaacaaaagttatatgtaaatcttttaaaacataaacagcTACAATCGATAAAATTTATAAGGACtagaaaaacttatttgaaaaaatttgcaaatacccgaaaaaaaaactataacttcCAATAGACCATTTCGCTATTAATTTTGCGCGAAATCAGCGAAAAGCATTATGGGATAACCGAGGCGCAAACaaatcaaaacaatattttaaaagaagtaaACAATTATCTATACATGGGTGGGGGTGATCACTGCGTTGTTTAAAACTGTGGCAATGATAGAAGGTATCCGGAAAAGTACATTATTAAAGaccatattaaaatttttaatggtaGTTTGCAACTTAAATTTTGGAGATGCAAAGACGTTAAAATGTTACCTAAATGGAACTCGAAAATTGGACTTTTCAGGAGTAACTTTAGAATTTCTCTTCGTTCTCCAGTCTgctcaaatcattttaaaatgggACGACCTACTGATGTTTATCCTTACCTTACTGAGTATTTAAATGGTTAcgatattaagttaaaaaaaaggaaatctcCATTAAAACGGATATccataattaagaaaaaaaagtatgttgCTGATTACCAGAGTAGTCATGATCAAAACGAAGATAATCATGATCAAATAGAATTTACTGAGCCTATTAATATTCATTATGATCATGATTATGCTTTACCTGTTGGAAAAGATTTTCTTGTATCTGAAACAAATGACGTGGAAgacttacaaatatttataatcacTCCTAAAAGATTACTTAAAAGACCTGTGTTATTAAAACATCGAAAACGTTTGTTGAGTAAGTTTTCATTGAAGTCACAAGCAGAGTTTAGTTGGGACAGAGTATGCCATTCTGATaggttaataaagttttatactgggtgcacaaaaaaagtattcatgtttttaattagtaaagGGGAAAAAAAGTATGACAAACTATGCTGCTACAAGGGGAGACTTTCACAAACTtgcaaattaaaacaaaaaaaaactagaaaagcCTGGAAGAAAAAGCACTATAATAATCCAGGATGAAATTCTGCTAGTGTGCATATAAAACTGCGATTAGATTTGGCTATTCAAGATCTAGCATTTAGATTTTCGATTTCCCAGTCTCATTGTTCAAGTATTTTAACAACCTGGATTACTTATTTTGGAAATGAGTTAAAGCCTCTTCTTTTATGGCCCACACGAGAAGCAAATTTATTGTATCAAGCAAGACATTTTTTTGGAAAGTTACACAATGTAGAAGGTATAATATACTGCACTGAGCAAAAAATTCAGAGACCATCAAATGCAAAAGCACAGTATCAAACATTTAGTACTTATAAAAGTAGTAACACATTGAAAAAGTTAGTTGTTACAACAAAAACTGGTTCTTTCAGTTTTATCTCTAAAGCTTACGGTGGCCAAGCTTCAGATAGACATATTACAGAGGACTGCCATGTTATTAACATGTTTTCTGAAGGTTCTATGTGCTTGGCGGACAGAGGTTTTAATATCCAAGATTtgcttttggaaaaaaaagtggTATTAGTTTGTccaccttttaaaaaaaaagaacaacattTTACACAAGCGAAAATTCAATCAGCCAAAGAAATTGCTCAATCACGTGTCCATGTAGAACGCTCAATTCGTCGACTTAAAGAGTTTAGGATTTGTAAGAACGAGTTATCATTAACAATGCTAGACCTCATTTATGTTATTTGTGGGgctttaagtaatttacaaccaccaattgtaaaagaatttaaatgCTAAACATTCATTTCCATAACAACATTCTATTAGAGCTACTAATTGGTCTATGGTGGGTGGTAGTGTTTCATTTTTAGTTGTGCTTGCAGaaggtagttttttttttaatattctgacTGTATATTTGGCTTTAGGCAAATTACAGCACTTTTTCCATCGGTGGCTTCTGCAACTGCTTCCCAATCTTCAAATGTAAAATCTGACTGCCTTAAATGATAAGGACGAGGATCGTATAAATGTCAACTGAGTTTAAGACATTTATTTTCGATACTAggtttgacttttttaatagaaatgttttgtaatatatCTGGCTCATGTAATTTACTTATTTGAGTTCTAATTCCCCACTTTTGTTTTACTGACGTACAAGTTACATTTTCTCCTAATCGCACATGCTCTTcaacaaacaataacaaagcaAATATATGTTTGCAGCTTTCTCCATAACCGGCTATGCATTTGCATTCTGCAGATAATATActtccatttttatttaaacataccCATGATTCATATTCTTCATTGTTTATTCTTGTTTGAGGTACTATAGTtccttttaaataacaaaattttacagcatctgataaattattaaaagatacTGAAGTTATGTGATCTGAAGAATAAAGAAAATGTCCTTCTTTCAAAGCTTTAGAGCTATGAGTATCAAAAGCATAAGTTTCAATGTCCGAATAAGTTGTAGTTGgtaataactttattactaTTTCTTTATGTATTACCCAATTTCCGATTTCATTAGGATGGGGAAGCTGGACAcctgattttaatttcaatttttgaaaagatcTAGAATTGATTTCTTCAGTCTCTTCTTGCATGGTTTTTTAACTGGTAATTTAAGTTTACTGGCATATAACACGTTTTTTAGCAACTTTGCTCTTGCAGGATTTTGACCAAGAGGAATACTCCTTGCTTgaagaaattcttttaatttttctactttccaactttttatttcatcCATAAAGGCCTTATTTTTTTCGTCATCAGAGGAAGAATCAGACATAATTTTAAGTGACTTTCTTGTTAATAatgtttgttgttattgtttgcGCCTTGATGCTTTACGCAGAAGTTCGCGCAAAATTAATAGCGAAATGgtctattatttaatatatttaaaacaacacAAAGCGCACGTGGcaaataacaaaataagttattggcaaaaaaaaaacatgctccGCTTTTCTTCTACAAATGGTTAGAGtcgataacaaaagtttataagAACCAAAAGCTATAGttcaagaatttaacaaattttcacTGATATAGGACCAACAATGTTCGAAAAAATCTCTAATCTTTGTTTACTGATTATCTAGTACCCATGGATAATCGCATTTATTGGATGAGTTGTCTTCCAAATAAGTGTTTGATGAGTTTGAAAGAACCTTcaaatctcttttaaaaaaaaataaaataatggaaaCGTGGTTATAGATTGatttgaacaattaaaatatgttttttttttaatctttagagCTTCTATCCATCAAGAAGTATTCTCAGAACaattaaatattgcaaatattattcCTATTCTTAAAGAAGAGGACAAATTTGAAATTAGTAACTATTGCCACATCGACGATCTttccacattttcaaaaattctataaaaaatcatGTTCAACAGAGTGCacatatattttgataataataatctaCTTTACATCAATCAATTTGGTTTCCtaatataacctgtggagtcCCACAAGATTTAATTCTTGGacctctcttttttttttaatttatataaatgacttaaataaagcctcaaaaCTAACGAGCGTTATGTATGCAGATGATAAAAACTTACTCCTTTCTAACTATGATATcgctgaattttttaaaacagtgaaCGATGAACTCAGACATGTACCTAATTGATTCAAgtgtaataagttaaaaaaaaagcaattccTGCCATCAAAATTACCTCAAATCTTTATCGATCAAAgggaaataaaaagagattttgttacaaaatttttagttgtttgttttGATGAAAACATTACTCGGAATCATCAAATTGGTTATATAAGCacaaaactttctaaaactatgaggatattttataaattcaaagtttttatttaaagatattaaagtacttaatatttatgaagtgaatgaatataaaatattatgttttatgttttaatgtaaaatcattacacatttttaaagattgttttaccttgaaaacaaaatatcatttcaaaatctaaaaataccTTATAACTTTCTTTAAACTgttaagataaaattaaagcaCCAAAAAATTAGTCAATCCTTTTTAGTATAATGATTTGAATTAGTAGTAAAGATGTTTGTCAATGGATGCCAAGTTATGTTTAcactgttttatatttttgtttgtgaaaCCTTCAATTTGCCCATCATTGAAGAAGTCAATTGGAACAGCTGTTGAGTAACTGCTAATAGTTTTACTGCTCTTCTTAATGTACAAAATTTAGAGTTTATGATTCAAGCTTCACAACTTGCATCAATAACGAAATATCCAACTCTCAACAAGTTAGGTTTTTatctgatttaaataaagctgaTCATCTCTATTATGCCAATTTTcatctattttaaataattatgtagATTTTGTGGTTCCACCGGAGAAAGTAAGTCGGAACTCTGAAAACTAATATATGGCTGGAGAATCTTGTGTGAATGTTGTCCAGCCTCCGGTAAGACAACTATCTTCTTCAGTTGCCCAATATGGTGCATCTGAAAACACATCCAAGACATCAAA
This portion of the Hydra vulgaris chromosome 13, alternate assembly HydraT2T_AEP genome encodes:
- the LOC136089768 gene encoding uncharacterized protein LOC136089768 is translated as MGRPTDVYPYLTEYLNGYDIKLKKRKSPLKRISIIKKKKYVADYQSSHDQNEDNHDQIEFTEPINIHYDHDYALPVGKDFLVSETNDVEDLQIFIITPKRLLKRPVLLKHRKRLLSKFSLKSQAEFSWDRVCHSDSVHIKLRLDLAIQDLAFRFSISQSHCSSILTTWITYFGNELKPLLLWPTREANLLYQARHFFGKLHNVEGIIYCTEQKIQRPSNAKAQYQTFSTYKSSNTLKKLVVTTKTGSFSFISKAYGGQASDRHITEDCHVINMFSEGSMCLADRGFNIQDLLLEKKVVLVCPPFKKKEQHFTQAKIQSAKEIAQSRVHVERSIRRLKEFRICKNELSLTMLDLIYVICGALSNLQPPIVKEFKC
- the LOC136089769 gene encoding uncharacterized protein LOC136089769; this translates as MSDSSSDDEKNKAFMDEIKSWKVEKLKEFLQARSIPLGQNPARAKLLKNVLYASVQLPHPNEIGNWVIHKEIVIKLLPTTTYSDIETYAFDTHSSKALKEGHFLYSSDHITSVSFNNLSDAVKFCYLKGTIVPQTRINNEEYESWVCLNKNGSILSAECKCIAGYGESCKHIFALLLFVEEHVRLGENVTCTSVKQKWGIRTQISKLHEPDILQNISIKKVKPSIENKCLKLS